Proteins encoded by one window of Mechercharimyces sp. CAU 1602:
- the rpmG gene encoding 50S ribosomal protein L33 gives MRVIVTMACTECKERNYTTEKNKRKHPDRMEFKKHCSRCNGHTVHRETK, from the coding sequence ATGCGGGTGATTGTTACGATGGCTTGTACGGAATGTAAAGAGCGTAACTATACGACGGAAAAGAATAAGCGGAAGCATCCAGATCGGATGGAGTTTAAAAAGCACTGCTCCCGTTGCAATGGGCACACGGTACACCGTGAAACAAAATAA
- the rlmB gene encoding 23S rRNA (guanosine(2251)-2'-O)-methyltransferase RlmB — MRDNLVIGRKPVHEALRAERKLERLWLAEGTAKGKLDDILTLARQNGVMWQMVPRKRLDQLAEGENHQGIIAEASQFVYAEMEEIFARAAKRDEEPFFLILDGIEDPHNLGSMIRTADAAGVHGVIIPKRRAAHVTAVVAKTSAGAVEHVPVVRVTNLNRTADELKERGVWLIASDAQAPQRLEDIDYRMPVAMVIGNEGRGISRLLKEKCDQTVRLTMKGKVSSLNASVAGALLMYEVLRSREHGRG; from the coding sequence ATGAGAGATAATCTGGTTATAGGTCGTAAACCTGTGCATGAAGCACTCCGGGCTGAGCGCAAGCTAGAACGTCTTTGGTTAGCGGAAGGGACGGCAAAAGGAAAGTTGGATGATATTCTCACCTTAGCCCGACAAAATGGTGTTATGTGGCAGATGGTGCCACGCAAACGACTAGATCAACTTGCAGAAGGGGAAAATCATCAAGGCATTATTGCTGAGGCGAGTCAGTTTGTTTATGCCGAGATGGAGGAAATATTTGCTCGTGCGGCCAAGCGCGATGAAGAACCATTTTTTTTAATCTTAGACGGAATTGAAGATCCTCATAACTTAGGTTCTATGATACGGACAGCAGATGCAGCTGGAGTTCATGGTGTGATTATCCCTAAACGGAGGGCGGCGCATGTGACCGCAGTGGTAGCCAAAACATCTGCAGGGGCTGTGGAGCACGTTCCGGTGGTACGGGTGACCAACTTAAATCGGACGGCGGACGAGCTTAAAGAGCGGGGAGTATGGCTGATTGCCAGTGACGCCCAGGCGCCACAGCGCCTCGAAGATATCGATTATCGGATGCCAGTTGCGATGGTAATTGGAAATGAAGGACGGGGTATTAGCCGTCTCTTGAAAGAGAAATGTGATCAAACGGTTCGCCTTACGATGAAAGGTAAGGTATCTTCACTCAACGCTTCGGTCGCTGGTGCGCTACTTATGTACGAGGTATTGCGTAGTCGTGAGCACGGGCGTGGGTGA
- a CDS encoding NYN domain-containing protein: MEEWLIVDGYNVIGAGRPGFSHLAMDEARQRLIEDLSEYQAVSGRRVIVVFDAHQVEGAENKSYEHQVTIYYTKQHETADEWIERWVRKQRGQEKEIYVATSDYLEQRMILGHGAYRISARELMGILADSRKRISERIVKKKERTNKRALSDHLNEDILRTFENWRRKK, translated from the coding sequence ATGGAAGAATGGCTGATTGTAGACGGCTATAATGTGATCGGTGCCGGCAGGCCGGGTTTCTCCCATCTAGCGATGGATGAGGCCCGCCAGCGTTTGATCGAGGATTTATCTGAATATCAAGCCGTATCCGGTCGACGTGTAATTGTTGTATTTGATGCCCATCAAGTGGAAGGGGCAGAAAATAAAAGTTATGAACACCAAGTAACGATTTATTATACTAAGCAACATGAGACAGCGGATGAGTGGATCGAAAGGTGGGTGCGCAAACAACGCGGGCAGGAAAAGGAAATATATGTCGCTACATCTGATTATCTGGAACAGCGAATGATTCTTGGGCATGGAGCTTATCGTATCTCAGCACGGGAATTGATGGGTATATTAGCAGATAGCAGGAAAAGAATAAGCGAACGGATCGTGAAAAAGAAGGAAAGAACAAACAAACGGGCCTTGAGTGATCACTTAAACGAAGATATTCTTCGAACTTTTGAGAATTGGCGCAGAAAAAAATAG
- the secE gene encoding preprotein translocase subunit SecE encodes MGFLGRLGTGIRKSFSGTASFFNGSVAELKKVRWPSRKELTSYTIVVIVTVLFLTLFFAVIDLGITQLTKLVTG; translated from the coding sequence ATGGGCTTTCTCGGCCGTCTAGGAACGGGCATCCGGAAGAGTTTCTCCGGCACGGCCAGTTTTTTTAATGGTAGCGTAGCAGAACTAAAAAAGGTTCGTTGGCCTTCCCGTAAGGAGTTAACGAGTTATACCATTGTTGTGATCGTCACGGTCCTCTTTCTTACATTATTTTTTGCTGTCATCGACCTTGGAATTACGCAATTGACCAAGCTGGTGACAGGTTGA
- the sigH gene encoding RNA polymerase sporulation sigma factor SigH encodes MGYNLGFQYTFVGGIRVSVSVQVSRVVHEVEVEYSAYKEMADEMLVAGVRSGDSGALEFLIHKYRNFVRAKARSYFLIGADHEDIIQEGMIGLYKAIRDYRDEKLTSFKAFAELCITRQIITAIKTATRQKHIPLNSYVSLDKPIYDEDSDRTLMDVLTGGRISDPEIIYIHQEEFADIEDKMTQILSELERQVLMLYLDGRSYQEIAVDLKRHVKSIDNALQRVKRKVERFLEGRGVTP; translated from the coding sequence ATGGGTTATAACTTGGGCTTCCAGTATACGTTTGTGGGGGGGATAAGGGTGAGCGTAAGCGTTCAAGTAAGCCGAGTAGTACACGAAGTCGAGGTTGAATATTCTGCCTATAAAGAGATGGCGGATGAAATGTTAGTTGCGGGCGTACGTTCAGGGGATAGCGGAGCACTGGAATTTTTAATCCATAAGTATCGTAATTTTGTACGTGCAAAAGCCCGCTCCTATTTTCTTATAGGGGCAGATCACGAAGATATCATTCAAGAAGGAATGATTGGGTTATATAAGGCTATTCGTGATTACCGTGACGAAAAATTAACATCATTCAAAGCTTTTGCTGAGTTGTGTATAACTAGGCAAATCATTACAGCGATTAAAACAGCTACACGACAAAAACATATCCCGCTTAATTCATATGTATCATTGGACAAGCCCATATATGATGAAGATTCTGATCGAACATTGATGGATGTCTTAACAGGGGGTCGTATATCTGATCCTGAAATTATCTATATCCATCAAGAAGAGTTTGCTGATATCGAAGATAAAATGACCCAAATTTTAAGTGAATTGGAAAGACAAGTTCTCATGTTGTACCTCGATGGCAGATCTTATCAAGAGATTGCAGTAGATTTGAAACGGCACGTGAAGTCGATCGACAACGCTTTGCAAAGGGTGAAACGAAAGGTAGAGCGCTTTTTGGAAGGTCGCGGCGTCACACCGTAA
- the nusG gene encoding transcription termination/antitermination protein NusG, with protein sequence MEKNWYVVHTYSGYENKVKTNLEKRVYSMEMEDKIFRVLVPMEEEIEHKDGKKKSVMKKTFPGYVLVEMVMTDDSWYVVRNTPGVTGFVGSSGAGSKPTPLMPYEAETILRQMGLTEALTKVDFAVNESVKVKEGPFANFVGKVEEVDLDRQKLKVLVDMFGRETPVELDFEQAEKL encoded by the coding sequence ATGGAGAAGAATTGGTATGTAGTTCACACATATTCGGGCTACGAGAACAAAGTGAAGACCAACCTGGAAAAACGGGTTTACTCAATGGAGATGGAAGATAAAATCTTTCGTGTCTTGGTGCCGATGGAAGAGGAAATAGAGCACAAGGATGGGAAGAAAAAGTCCGTGATGAAGAAAACGTTTCCAGGTTATGTTCTGGTAGAGATGGTCATGACGGACGACTCATGGTATGTCGTACGGAATACACCGGGTGTGACAGGTTTTGTTGGTTCTTCTGGAGCTGGCTCGAAACCGACTCCCCTTATGCCGTATGAAGCGGAAACCATCTTGCGTCAAATGGGACTAACAGAAGCGTTGACCAAGGTTGATTTTGCGGTAAACGAAAGTGTGAAGGTAAAAGAGGGGCCGTTTGCAAACTTTGTAGGCAAGGTTGAGGAAGTGGATTTAGATCGGCAGAAGTTAAAAGTGCTTGTCGATATGTTCGGGCGCGAAACACCTGTTGAGCTAGATTTTGAGCAAGCGGAAAAATTATGA